A window of Brettanomyces nanus chromosome 2, complete sequence contains these coding sequences:
- the RPL38 gene encoding 60S ribosomal protein L38 (BUSCO:EOG09344SO2) gives MAKEITDIKQFVELARRADVKTATVKTNFKLNARGKKFKQTKFKVRGARYLYTLIVDDATKAKKLVQSLPPTLTVTEA, from the exons ATGGCT aaagaaatcaCTGATATCAAGCAGTTCGTTGAGTTGGCTAGAAGAGCTGACGTTAAGACCGCTACCGTTAAGACcaacttcaagttgaatgCCAGAGGTAAGAAGTTTAAGCAGACCAAATTCAAGGTTAGAGGTGCCAGGTACTTGTACACTTTGATCGTTGACGATGCTACTAAGGCTAAGAAGTTGGTTCAGTCTCTACCACCAACTTTGACTGTTACTGAGGCTTAA
- a CDS encoding uncharacterized protein (BUSCO:EOG09340CII): protein MDGKRLASGGLDGKIRIWSIETLRKYAKLLQNSGNDDSSAVKTDPEECRELSSMSRHTGAVTCLRFSPNGRFLASGSDDRILLIWEHDEDTSRLLLQNQQQGLGNGLGSENTELEHWTVRKRLVAHDNDIQDMAWAPDSSILVTVGLDRSIIVWSGTTFEKIKRFDIHQSHVKGVVFDPANKYFATCSDDRTLRIFRYRRSSPTDFSFSVESVVTNPFKNTPLTTYYRRCSWSPDGQYIAAPNAVNGGMCSVAIVKRGSWKSDISLLGHELPCEVCSFSPRLYQIDGSGQKEPELTTVLVTGGQDRSLVLWDTASAVPLVVAHDLCMKTITDVAWDPSGQLVFLSSLDGSVTAVFFDQGELGRPIPLDQNSAQLHRYGADRESMYFPESVEQLQLEEAATKFSESHPAHKRMDKLMGDQTHEGFVSSGFPSIPSTANIMVNTLVPRSKKHPNRRLPVTVSKKKPILTASSQKVQITKSGKRRLTPMLISTTSAVTKPTVASQKKHPKSTPKFLSHPSLRMPRLGLQTMVSCIRDNLIYEKSKGLEDSSETDIDHITGAQAGPKKRSSSRSQYSRRKRSVEYPSYMTSCITTPFTVFTDMKNQPSIILQQKPDSNGDPFGSVMEIRNESDERDGNNGSTFDEFDSISKLFVTNGQKTAFQYFKNDKVTNVTESKFGSVDYWALSTDKGSIIILSKTGRQLRPSIELGSSLTHLISRENFLLTVTNNGLVYSWDLESGKIILEGVSLAPIVNQFAQFEHHKHKFENNAKILELHLFKNGLPLILLSNDYIYLFDADLCCWVNVLEPWYLQTLSYDELKQYMNSSNRLLRVLGARILGERNGLRTKTSQCSETIHSCATKSFAFIQKCFQERAENN, encoded by the coding sequence ATGGATGGAAAACGATTAGCTTCTGGAGGTTTAGATGGAAAGATTCGAATTTGGTCTATTGAAACGCTGCGAAAGTACGCCAAGTTACTGCAAAACAGTGGAAATGACGATTCCTCGGCCGTTAAGACGGACCCAGAAGAATGCAGAGAGTTGTCGTCGATGTCGCGTCATACGGGAGCAGTCACGTGTCTTCGATTTTCTCCAAATGGCCGTTTTCTAGCGTCTGGTTCGGACGACAGAATACTTTTAATTTGGGAACATGATGAAGATACGTCTCGGCTACTCTTGCAGAATCAACAGCAAGGTCTTGGAAATGGATTAGGCTCTGAAAATACCGAATTGGAGCACTGGACCGTTCGTAAGAGACTTGTAGCTCATGATAACGACATCCAGGACATGGCCTGGGCTCCGGATTCGTCTATCTTGGTCACCGTGGGATTGGATAGGTCGATTATTGTCTGGTCTGGAACCACCTTCGAGAAAATCAAGCGTTTTGACATCCATCAGAGTCATGTCAAAGGTGTAGTGTTTGATCCGGCCAACAAGTACTTTGCTACCTGTTCTGACGATCGAACTCTACGTATATTCCGCTATAGACGATCGTCTCCCACGGATTTTAGCTTTTCAGTCGAAAGTGTCGTGACGAATCCGTTCAAAAACACTCCTTTGACCACCTATTATCGTAGGTGTTCGTGGTCGCCTGACGGACAGTACATTGCTGCACCTAATGCCGTTAACGGTGGAATGTGTTCTGTTGCCATAGTTAAAAGAGGCTCGTGGAAGAGTGATATATCGCTTTTGGGTCACGAACTACCCTGCGAGGTCTGCTCATTCTCTCCAAGACTCTACCAGATTGATGGATCAGGCCAGAAGGAACCGGAACTTACCACTGTGCTAGTCACAGGTGGTCAGGATCGTTCTTTGGTACTCTGGGATACAGCTTCTGCCGTCCCACTTGTTGTTGCACATGATTTGTGCATGAAGACTATAACAGATGTGGCCTGGGATCCTTCAGGACAACTGGTGTTCCTCAGTTCGCTTGACGGCTCAGTCACTGCTGTATTTTTTGATCAGGGAGAGTTGGGAAGACCCATTCCCTTGGATCAGAACTCCGCTCAGTTGCACAGATATGGTGCAGATAGAGAAAGCATGTATTTTCCTGAAAGTGTTGAACAGTTGCAGCTTGAAGAGGCTGCCACCAAGTTCTCTGAATCCCATCCAGCTCACAAGCGGATGGACAAGTTGATGGGAGATCAGACCCATGAAGGCTTTGTGTCTTCTGGCTTTCCGTCCATCCCATCCACTGCCAATATTATGGTGAACACGCTTGTTCCACGGTCTAAGAAGCATCCCAATAGACGACTACCGGTAACTGtatccaaaaagaaacccATTCTTACTGCGTCATCCCAGAAGGTTCAGATCACCAAATCAGGTAAGAGAAGACTCACACCAATGCTCATTTCGACCACCTCAGCTGTAACCAAGCCTACAGTGGCTTCACAGAAGAAACATCCGAAGTCAACTCCCAAGTTCCTCTCTCATCCTTCCCTCCGAATGCCTAGATTGGGTCTACAGACGATGGTATCCTGTATTAGAGACAACCTGATCTACGAGAAGTCTAAAGGCTTAGAAGATAGTTCCGAAACAGATATCGATCACATCACTGGGGCCCAAGCAGGTCCTAAAAAACGATCATCTTCTCGATCTCAATACTCTCGTCGTAAGAGATCAGTGGAATATCCTTCTTACATGACTAGCTGTATTACTACACCGTTTACTGTATTTACAGACATGAAGAATCAACCCAGTATCATACTACAACAGAAACCAGACTCCAACGGTGATCCATTTGGCTCTGTCATGGAGATAAGAAACGAATCTGATGAAAGGGATGGTAATAATGGATCGACATTTGATGAATTCGACTCCATATCGAAATTATTTGTTACTAATGGTCAGAAAACGGCATTCCAGTACTTCAAAAATGACAAAGTGACGAATGTCACCGAGTCGAAGTTTGGTTCTGTCGACTACTGGGCTCTATCTACTGATAAGGGATCTATTATCATCCTTTCCAAGACGGGAAGACAGCTTAGACCATCGATAGAACTCGGTTCCAGTCTTACACACCTTATTTCTCGTGAGAATTTCCTTCTGACTGTAACCAACAATGGACTAGTCTATTCCTGGGATCTTGAAAGCGGTAAAATCATCCTGGAAGGGGTCTCATTGGCCCCTATAGTGAACCAATTTGCTCAGTTCGAACATCACAAACATAAATTCGAAAATAATGCCAAAATATTGGAGTTACACTTGTTCAAGAATGGTTTACCTCTCATCCTTTTGAGCAATGACTACATTTATCTGTTTGATGCGGATTTATGCTGTTGGGTAAACGTCCTAGAACCGTGGTATCTACAAACTCTTAGCTACGATGAACTTAAACAGTACATGAATTCCAGCAATAGGTTGCTGAGAGTACTGGGTGCAAGAATTCTAGGGGAAAGAAACGGGTTACGGACCAAAACCTCCCAATGCTCAGAAACAATTCATTCATGTGCTACGAAATCCTTTGCATTTATTCAGAAATGCTTCCAAGAACGTGCAGAAAACAATTGA
- a CDS encoding uncharacterized protein (EggNog:ENOG41), which translates to MNSSQEPQKTPQRATHEPRDTPQDTLQRSSHHPNQMALVDSIRDGARVINDKLIAKGYLSSRPDKHKGILLISLDKSQLIKPYEDVIVKEEALENDRKIINTVYSLLDTVEMSTRCLESKNKAVDETKGEVSKLNSEIYKLQRQLGVKDKEIQSFKQNNLRQSIDMKTMKVKVSNLNKKNKEWEHNFQLYSAEVDRELRRNEIEMDDLSNKLQRRKRGRSESQLGRLDDSKVSKRRRMELRGDPRGDARSDPPNPSSPRIESSLESLIDENNRLRAEKEAVLCFSDNIYTFLKKYNDLSFDLRMNMKRTQVPQVPPVPLSFIPSKEDVMHFDATKSDLSALDSRFVDLMGQIETERSEDTFRFKR; encoded by the coding sequence ATGAACAGCAGTCAAGAGCCCCAGAAAACTCCACAGAGAGCCACCCACGAGCCTCGTGACACTCCTCAAGATACTCTTCAGCGCTCTTCCCACCACCCGAATCAAATGGCTCTAGTCGACTCAATTCGTGATGGTGCAAGGGTTATTAATGATAAGCTTATAGCCAAAGGATATCTATCATCTCGTCCTGACAAACACAAGGGAATTTTATTGATATCTCTTGATAAAAGTCAGCTAATCAAGCCTTATGAGGATGTTATAGTGAAGGAGGAAGCGTTGGAAAATGACCGCAAAATCATAAATACAGTCTACTCGTTGTTGGATACCGTTGAAATGTCTACCAGGTGCCTGGAATCGAAAAATAAAGCTGTAGATGAGACAAAGGGAGAAGTGTCCAAACTAAATAGTGAGATATACAAGTTACAGAGACAGCTTGGAGTGAAAGATAAGGAGATTCAAAGCTTCAAACAGAACAATCTTCGACAATCGATCGATATGAAGACGATGAAAGTCAAAGTGAGTAATCTtaacaagaagaataaggaATGGGAGCATAATTTCCAGCTGTACAGTGCAGAGGTTGATCGAGAGCTGCGTAGAAACGAGATAGAGATGGATGATCTGTCCAATAAGCTACAGAGACGGAAACGGGGTCGATCCGAGTCGCAATTGGGTCGATTGGACGATTCAAAGGTTTCCAAGAGACGGCGTATGGAGCTACGGGGTGACCCACGGGGAGACGCACGAAGTGACCCACCTAATCCATCTAGTCCACGTATCGAATCGAGTTTGGAGTCACtaattgatgaaaataacCGACTTAGAGCCGAAAAAGAAGCTGTCCTATGTTTCTCTGACAATATCTACACGTTTCTCAAGAAGTACAACGATCTATCCTTCGATTTGAGgatgaatatgaagagaACTCAGGTTCCTCAGGTTCCTCCAGTTCCTCTGTCGTTTattccttcaaaagaagatgtgATGCATTTCGATGCTACCAAAAGTGACCTAAGTGCATTGGACAGCCGGTTCGTGGACTTGATGGGTCAGATAGAGACCGAAAGGAGTGAGGATACCTTCAGGTTTAAGAGATAG